One Curtobacterium herbarum genomic window carries:
- a CDS encoding magnesium transporter MgtE N-terminal domain-containing protein, producing the protein MSASKVFVARLAGCSVFDPAGDRVGRVRDVLVVYRRVDAPQVVGLIVEVPGKRRIFVSIGRITSIGAGQVITTGLVNMRRFEQRGGEVRVIAEILGRKVLIKKEQIRATIEDVAIEDHGQGDWSVAQLFLRKPKTTPSPFGKGPTTFATWNEVTEDELPGESQSAEHVIAAYSDLLPADLASTLLDLPSERRFEVAEELPDNRLADVLEEMPDQERIEILSALRDSRAADVLDQMQPDDAADLLAQLPDERSEALLELMEPEEAQDVRMLLEYEPDTAGGLMTTEPVILSADSTVAEGLALVRRHELAPVLGAAVCVTLPPYEPPTGRFLGLVHFQRMLRYPPNERLGTLIDQQTEPVKVDASAAEVTRVMATYNLLSVPVVDDAHRLVGVVTIDDVLDHVLPDDWRSQDEADANPGAVSRPRSLTRRAPVTPGRRTTRGTHG; encoded by the coding sequence GTGAGCGCCTCGAAGGTCTTCGTCGCCCGCTTAGCCGGGTGCTCCGTCTTCGACCCCGCGGGCGATCGGGTGGGTCGGGTCCGGGACGTCCTGGTCGTGTACCGCCGGGTCGACGCCCCGCAGGTCGTCGGGTTGATCGTCGAGGTCCCCGGCAAGCGCCGCATCTTCGTCAGCATCGGCCGGATCACCTCGATCGGCGCTGGCCAGGTCATCACGACGGGCCTGGTCAACATGCGCCGCTTCGAGCAGCGCGGTGGCGAGGTCCGGGTGATCGCCGAGATCCTCGGTCGCAAGGTGCTCATCAAGAAGGAGCAGATCCGCGCGACCATCGAGGACGTCGCGATCGAGGACCACGGCCAGGGTGACTGGTCCGTCGCGCAGCTGTTCCTCCGCAAGCCGAAGACCACGCCGTCCCCGTTCGGCAAGGGCCCGACGACGTTCGCCACCTGGAACGAGGTCACCGAGGACGAGCTGCCCGGTGAGTCCCAGTCCGCCGAGCACGTGATCGCCGCCTACTCGGACCTGCTGCCCGCCGACCTCGCCTCGACCCTGCTGGACCTGCCGTCCGAGCGCCGGTTCGAGGTCGCCGAGGAGCTGCCGGACAACCGTCTCGCCGACGTGCTCGAGGAGATGCCCGACCAGGAGCGGATCGAGATCCTCTCCGCCCTCCGCGACTCCCGGGCCGCCGACGTCCTCGACCAGATGCAGCCCGACGACGCCGCCGACCTGCTGGCCCAGCTGCCGGACGAGCGCAGTGAAGCCCTCCTCGAGCTCATGGAGCCGGAAGAGGCGCAGGACGTCCGGATGCTGCTCGAGTACGAGCCGGACACCGCCGGCGGGCTCATGACGACCGAGCCGGTGATCCTGTCCGCCGACTCGACCGTGGCCGAGGGCCTCGCGCTGGTCCGCCGCCACGAACTCGCCCCGGTGCTCGGCGCCGCGGTCTGCGTGACGCTGCCGCCGTACGAGCCGCCGACCGGGCGCTTCCTCGGCCTGGTGCACTTCCAGCGGATGCTCCGGTACCCGCCGAACGAGCGCCTCGGCACGCTCATCGACCAGCAGACCGAACCGGTCAAGGTCGACGCGAGTGCCGCCGAGGTGACCCGCGTGATGGCGACCTACAACCTCCTGTCCGTCCCCGTGGTCGACGACGCCCACCGACTCGTCGGGGTGGTGACCATCGACGACGTCCTCGACCACGTCCTGCCGGACGACTGGCGCAGTCAGGACGAGGCCGACGCCAACCCGGGCGCGGTCTCGCGCCCACGCTCACTGACCCGCAGAGCACCGGTCACCCCGGGAAGGAGGACGACTCGTGGCACGCACGGATGA
- a CDS encoding DUF3117 domain-containing protein, with amino-acid sequence MAAMKPRTGDGPMEAVKEGRLIIVRVPLEGGGRLVVSVNDAEAKELHDALAEVVSA; translated from the coding sequence ATGGCAGCAATGAAGCCGAGGACCGGCGACGGGCCGATGGAGGCTGTCAAGGAGGGTCGACTCATCATCGTGCGGGTTCCGCTCGAAGGTGGAGGCCGCCTGGTGGTCTCGGTCAACGACGCCGAGGCCAAGGAACTCCACGACGCACTGGCAGAGGTCGTCTCGGCCTAG
- a CDS encoding twin-arginine translocase TatA/TatE family subunit, translating to MNIQLDKILLIGIIAVLLLGPQRLPVYAQKLADFVKAVRRFADTAKDRMREEMGPDFDDVDWQKLDPRQYDPRRIIRDALLDSPSSGDDVAAAAATVTAAKVRAPAPIVPLAAGEAAPYDAEAT from the coding sequence GTGAACATCCAGCTCGACAAGATCCTGCTCATCGGGATCATCGCCGTGCTGTTGCTCGGGCCGCAGCGGTTGCCGGTCTACGCCCAGAAGCTCGCCGACTTCGTCAAGGCGGTCCGCCGGTTCGCGGACACCGCGAAGGACCGGATGCGCGAGGAGATGGGCCCCGACTTCGACGACGTGGACTGGCAGAAGCTGGACCCGCGGCAGTACGACCCGCGTCGGATCATCCGGGACGCCCTGCTCGACTCGCCCTCCTCGGGCGACGACGTCGCAGCGGCCGCCGCGACCGTGACGGCCGCGAAGGTCCGGGCACCCGCGCCGATCGTGCCGCTGGCCGCCGGCGAAGCCGCGCCGTACGACGCCGAAGCGACCTGA
- a CDS encoding Mrp/NBP35 family ATP-binding protein: MADVSHPEDALGTAVLAALDRVIDPEIRRPVTELDMIRGVDVQPGGSVRVDLQLTIVGCPAADIIERDVHDAAASVPGVTSVAVDVDVMSPAQRAALTDRLRAGRPKGVQFTPDSLTRVIAVTSGKGGVGKSTVTANLAVALARRGQRVGIVDVDVHGFSIPGLMGLTDEHGVAPRPTRVDSMILPPVAHEVKVVSIGMFVDDVSTAVSWRGPMLHRTVNQFLSDVWFGDLDVLLLDMPPGTGDVAISVGQLLPHAEVLVVTTPQAAAADVAERSGIVARQTGQRVIGVVENMAGLVQPDGSVLHLFGEGGGDETARRLSRGQDSPVPVLGRVPLSVPLRAGGDAGLPVVLGDPTDAAAVALDAVADRLTAMGRGLAGRKLGLSLS; the protein is encoded by the coding sequence GTGGCTGACGTCTCCCACCCGGAGGACGCGCTCGGCACGGCGGTCCTCGCTGCGCTCGACCGCGTCATCGACCCGGAGATCCGCCGTCCCGTCACCGAGCTCGACATGATCCGTGGCGTCGACGTCCAGCCGGGAGGCTCGGTGCGCGTCGACCTGCAGCTCACGATCGTGGGGTGCCCGGCCGCCGACATCATCGAACGCGACGTGCACGACGCCGCGGCCTCGGTGCCCGGCGTGACGAGCGTCGCGGTCGACGTCGACGTGATGTCCCCGGCGCAGCGGGCCGCCCTGACCGACCGGCTCCGGGCCGGGCGGCCGAAGGGCGTGCAGTTCACGCCGGACTCGCTGACGCGCGTGATCGCCGTGACGAGCGGCAAGGGCGGTGTCGGCAAGTCCACGGTGACGGCGAACCTGGCGGTCGCCCTCGCCCGCCGCGGGCAGCGCGTCGGCATCGTCGACGTCGACGTGCACGGCTTCAGCATCCCGGGCCTGATGGGCCTGACGGACGAGCACGGTGTGGCGCCACGCCCGACCCGGGTCGACAGCATGATCCTGCCGCCGGTCGCGCACGAGGTGAAGGTCGTCTCGATCGGCATGTTCGTCGACGACGTCTCCACCGCGGTGTCCTGGCGTGGCCCGATGCTGCACCGGACGGTGAACCAGTTCCTGTCCGACGTGTGGTTCGGCGACCTCGACGTGCTCCTGCTCGACATGCCGCCCGGCACCGGTGACGTGGCGATCTCGGTCGGCCAGCTGCTGCCGCACGCCGAGGTCCTCGTCGTCACCACCCCGCAGGCTGCTGCGGCGGACGTCGCCGAGCGGAGCGGGATCGTCGCCCGGCAGACCGGTCAGCGGGTGATCGGCGTCGTCGAGAACATGGCGGGGCTCGTGCAGCCGGACGGCAGCGTGCTGCACCTCTTCGGTGAGGGCGGTGGCGACGAGACCGCCCGGCGGCTCTCCCGCGGGCAGGACTCCCCCGTGCCGGTGCTCGGCCGGGTGCCGCTCTCGGTGCCGCTGCGTGCCGGGGGCGATGCGGGCCTCCCGGTCGTGCTGGGTGACCCGACGGACGCCGCAGCGGTCGCGCTCGACGCGGTCGCGGACCGGCTCACCGCGATGGGTCGCGGGCTGGCCGGGCGGAAGCTCGGGCTGTCGCTGTCCTGA
- a CDS encoding general stress protein — MSTQSPFGGRTAQAFPTLPRGDVLGTYDSYPEAQRVVAKLAEADFPVAKLAIVGNDLKTVERVTGKMTYGRAALAGALSGLWLGFFFGVVLTLFSPSAGGLFAAAAVIGAGFGMLYGIVSFAITKRQRDFTSVHQVLATNYQIVVEPQLSGQAQRILGQAGAIQHTSWDQPGAGSTKQGGQPGQYGQQGQPGQYGQSGPSGQQGQVGQQPWRPGAPQGGPGQGAPTQGRPPQYGEYGQQGQAPQGSPYGGHATPHQQPGSGPQPAPDGRPRYGTNDGPRYGTNDDAARRAPEDSAPRDATGGPRYGTNEGAARDASGDRGANPPQRPAGSTPQFGTNDGPRYGERATTPESQEQPDQPAPDASGTAGRQDERRD; from the coding sequence GTGAGCACTCAGAGCCCCTTCGGCGGCCGCACGGCACAGGCGTTCCCCACGCTGCCCCGCGGTGACGTCCTCGGCACCTACGACAGCTACCCCGAAGCACAGCGCGTGGTCGCGAAGCTCGCCGAAGCGGACTTCCCGGTCGCGAAGCTCGCGATCGTCGGCAACGACCTGAAGACCGTCGAACGCGTCACCGGCAAGATGACCTACGGCCGCGCGGCCCTCGCCGGTGCCCTGTCCGGCCTCTGGCTCGGGTTCTTCTTCGGCGTCGTCCTGACGTTGTTCTCACCTTCGGCCGGTGGGCTCTTCGCCGCCGCCGCGGTCATCGGCGCGGGCTTCGGCATGCTCTACGGCATCGTCTCGTTCGCGATCACCAAGCGGCAGCGGGACTTCACGAGCGTGCACCAGGTCCTCGCCACGAACTACCAGATCGTCGTCGAGCCGCAGCTCTCGGGGCAGGCGCAGCGCATCCTCGGGCAGGCCGGTGCGATCCAGCACACCTCGTGGGACCAGCCGGGTGCGGGCAGCACGAAGCAGGGCGGCCAGCCGGGGCAGTACGGACAGCAGGGCCAGCCGGGGCAGTACGGTCAGTCGGGCCCGTCCGGACAGCAGGGCCAGGTCGGGCAGCAGCCGTGGCGTCCGGGGGCGCCGCAGGGCGGGCCGGGCCAGGGAGCGCCGACGCAGGGCCGCCCGCCGCAGTACGGCGAGTACGGCCAGCAGGGTCAGGCACCGCAGGGCTCGCCCTACGGTGGGCACGCCACCCCGCACCAGCAGCCGGGCTCCGGCCCGCAGCCGGCGCCGGACGGCCGCCCGCGCTACGGCACGAACGACGGCCCCCGGTACGGCACGAACGACGACGCCGCACGCCGGGCTCCCGAGGACAGCGCGCCTCGCGACGCGACGGGAGGCCCGCGGTACGGCACCAACGAGGGTGCGGCCCGCGACGCCTCCGGTGACCGTGGCGCGAACCCGCCGCAGCGCCCCGCGGGCTCCACGCCGCAGTTCGGCACGAACGACGGCCCGCGCTACGGGGAGCGCGCGACCACCCCGGAGTCCCAGGAGCAGCCGGACCAGCCCGCGCCCGACGCCAGCGGGACCGCCGGGCGTCAGGACGAACGCCGCGACTGA
- a CDS encoding glycosyltransferase produces the protein MVHPIPTTPGRHVALVRPDELTELEADGVDATLQRAGSGQRYLAEDWMPLRMLPDGTMLVATSARAGDASLADALAEELGAPVTFVPVDSWTLRRAVLGRFHGAVADAAANELHDRNPTLSARVVFSRTQKLTGGALLLIAIACAVVWPAPTGIAALTAASLVFLAGTGFKFVVATQGARYDVVERITDTEVAALDDADLPTYTVLVPVFREANIVAQLIDNLGGLDYPVHKLEVIILTEEEDQETRDAIASANPPPHFRVISVPKGHPQTKPRACNVGLYVATGDFLVIYDAEDTPDPDQLKKALIAFARGGESTVCVQAALNYFNARENVLTRMFTLEYSYWFDYMLAGLDHSSLPIPLGGTSNHFRTASLVELGGWDPYNVTEDADLGIRASAVGYRVGVINSTTMEEANTSIPNFIRQRSRWIKGYMQTSLVHARRPVALIREIGLRRFSAFVLLIAGTPATFLCVLPFSALTLVTFAVPQGTLQALFPVWVLWLCLFNFLVGNAIMIYLSMMGPFKRGTFHLILWSLLNPVYWTLHSIAAYKALWQLLTRPHYWEKTEHGLTTQGPADGTTAS, from the coding sequence ATGGTGCACCCGATCCCGACGACGCCCGGCCGGCACGTCGCCCTCGTCCGTCCCGACGAGCTCACGGAACTCGAAGCCGACGGCGTCGACGCGACGCTGCAACGGGCCGGGTCCGGACAGCGGTACCTCGCGGAGGACTGGATGCCGCTGCGGATGCTCCCGGACGGCACGATGCTCGTCGCCACCTCCGCGCGTGCCGGTGACGCGTCGCTCGCCGACGCACTCGCCGAGGAGCTCGGTGCCCCCGTCACGTTCGTGCCCGTCGACAGCTGGACGCTCCGCCGTGCGGTGCTGGGCCGGTTCCACGGTGCCGTGGCCGACGCGGCGGCGAACGAGCTCCACGACCGGAACCCGACGCTCTCCGCTCGCGTCGTGTTCTCCCGCACCCAGAAGCTGACGGGAGGCGCGCTCCTCCTGATCGCGATCGCCTGCGCGGTCGTGTGGCCGGCACCCACCGGCATCGCCGCGCTGACCGCGGCGAGTCTGGTGTTCCTCGCCGGTACCGGGTTCAAGTTCGTCGTGGCGACGCAGGGCGCACGCTACGACGTCGTCGAACGCATCACGGACACTGAGGTGGCCGCGTTGGACGACGCCGACCTGCCCACGTACACGGTCCTCGTCCCGGTGTTCCGCGAGGCGAACATCGTCGCGCAGTTGATCGACAACCTCGGCGGACTCGACTACCCGGTGCACAAGCTCGAGGTGATCATCCTGACCGAGGAGGAGGACCAGGAGACCCGGGACGCGATCGCCTCGGCGAACCCGCCGCCGCACTTCCGCGTCATCTCCGTCCCGAAGGGGCACCCGCAGACGAAACCGCGCGCGTGCAACGTCGGCCTCTACGTCGCCACCGGTGACTTCCTCGTCATCTACGACGCCGAGGACACACCGGACCCGGACCAGCTCAAGAAGGCGCTGATCGCGTTCGCGCGCGGTGGTGAGTCCACCGTGTGCGTGCAGGCGGCGCTGAACTACTTCAACGCCCGGGAGAACGTCCTCACCCGGATGTTCACGCTGGAGTACTCCTACTGGTTCGACTACATGCTCGCCGGGCTCGACCACTCCTCGCTGCCGATCCCGTTGGGCGGGACGTCGAACCACTTCCGCACCGCGTCCCTGGTCGAACTCGGCGGGTGGGACCCGTACAACGTCACCGAGGACGCGGACCTCGGCATCCGGGCGAGTGCCGTCGGCTACCGCGTGGGCGTGATCAACTCCACCACGATGGAGGAGGCCAACACCTCGATCCCGAACTTCATCCGGCAGCGCTCCCGGTGGATCAAGGGCTACATGCAGACGAGCCTCGTGCACGCACGGCGGCCGGTGGCCCTCATCCGTGAGATCGGTCTCCGCCGGTTCTCCGCGTTCGTGCTCCTCATCGCGGGCACCCCCGCGACGTTCCTGTGCGTGCTGCCGTTCTCCGCGCTCACCCTGGTGACGTTCGCCGTCCCGCAAGGCACCCTCCAAGCGCTCTTCCCGGTCTGGGTGCTCTGGCTGTGTCTGTTCAACTTCCTCGTCGGCAACGCGATCATGATCTACCTGTCGATGATGGGACCCTTCAAACGCGGGACCTTCCACCTGATCCTCTGGTCGCTGCTGAACCCGGTCTACTGGACCCTGCACTCGATCGCGGCGTACAAGGCCCTCTGGCAGCTGCTCACCCGCCCGCACTACTGGGAGAAGACCGAGCACGGGCTGACGACCCAGGGCCCGGCGGACGGGACGACCGCCTCCTGA
- a CDS encoding aminopeptidase P family protein — protein sequence MADTTPRATSNRSTTPGSSVFKDHIASNWAERERPLPAPREQSAFAAERRARLSELHTGRTLVVPAGQAKVRSNDCDYPFRPHSTFAHLTGWGTDTVVGSVLVLTPNGSGHDATLYFRATAGRDSEEFYANPEIGEFWVGPRPSLAEVSADLGLATADLGELDQALEGLDASVLVVRDADVDFTRALDERLGATVGGAEEQDDTPATADVLSRDLSELRLVKDAFEVNELRKAVDATQHGFDDVIADFDAVLAHPRGERIVEGTFNRRARADGNTVGYDTIAAAGHHACILHWTRNDGAVQPGDLILIDAGVEVDSFYTADITRTLPVSGTFSPVQRMVYEAVLEAADAAFAIVKPGITFREVHATAMQVIARKTAEWGFLPVSADESLLPENQFHRRYMVHGTSHHLGLDVHDCAKARREMYLDGIVQPGMVFTIEPGLYFQQDDLTVPEEFRGIGVRIEDDILVTEDGAENLSVGIPRTPSEVEGWIARTPR from the coding sequence ATGGCCGACACCACTCCCCGCGCGACGAGCAACCGCTCCACCACTCCCGGCTCGTCCGTGTTCAAGGACCACATCGCGTCGAACTGGGCGGAGCGCGAGCGTCCGCTCCCGGCGCCCCGCGAGCAGTCCGCGTTCGCTGCCGAACGTCGTGCGCGGCTCTCCGAGCTGCACACCGGCCGGACGCTCGTCGTCCCCGCCGGGCAGGCGAAGGTGCGCTCGAACGACTGCGACTACCCGTTCCGTCCGCACTCGACGTTCGCGCACCTGACCGGTTGGGGCACGGACACCGTCGTCGGGTCCGTCCTGGTCCTGACGCCGAACGGCAGCGGGCACGACGCCACGCTGTACTTCCGCGCGACCGCCGGCCGTGACTCGGAGGAGTTCTACGCGAACCCCGAGATCGGCGAGTTCTGGGTCGGTCCGCGTCCGTCGCTGGCCGAGGTCTCCGCCGACCTGGGTCTCGCGACGGCTGACCTCGGCGAGCTCGACCAGGCGCTCGAGGGCCTGGACGCCTCGGTGCTGGTCGTGCGTGACGCCGACGTCGACTTCACCCGGGCCCTCGACGAGCGGCTCGGCGCGACGGTCGGCGGTGCCGAGGAGCAGGACGACACCCCGGCGACGGCGGACGTGCTCTCCCGCGACCTGTCCGAGCTGCGTCTGGTGAAGGACGCGTTCGAGGTCAACGAGCTGCGCAAGGCCGTCGACGCCACGCAGCACGGGTTCGACGACGTCATCGCCGACTTCGACGCGGTCCTGGCCCACCCCCGCGGCGAGCGCATCGTCGAGGGCACCTTCAACCGCCGTGCCCGTGCGGACGGCAACACGGTCGGCTACGACACGATCGCGGCGGCCGGGCACCACGCCTGCATCCTGCACTGGACCCGGAACGACGGCGCCGTGCAGCCGGGCGACCTCATCCTCATCGACGCCGGGGTCGAGGTCGACTCGTTCTACACGGCCGACATCACCCGGACGCTGCCGGTCAGCGGCACCTTCTCCCCCGTCCAGCGGATGGTCTACGAGGCCGTCCTGGAGGCTGCCGACGCGGCGTTCGCGATCGTCAAGCCCGGCATCACCTTCCGTGAGGTCCACGCGACCGCCATGCAGGTCATCGCCCGGAAGACGGCCGAGTGGGGCTTCCTGCCGGTCTCGGCCGACGAGTCGCTGCTGCCGGAGAACCAGTTCCACCGCCGTTACATGGTGCACGGCACGAGCCACCACCTCGGCCTCGACGTGCACGACTGCGCGAAGGCCCGCCGGGAGATGTACCTGGACGGCATCGTGCAGCCCGGCATGGTCTTCACGATCGAGCCCGGCCTGTACTTCCAGCAGGACGACCTGACCGTGCCGGAGGAGTTCCGCGGCATCGGTGTCCGCATCGAGGACGACATCCTGGTGACCGAGGACGGGGCCGAGAACCTGTCCGTCGGCATCCCCCGGACCCCCTCGGAAGTGGAGGGGTGGATCGCCCGCACTCCGCGCTAG
- a CDS encoding AAA family ATPase, with the protein MPRDEWPATLAPVRQLLDDGLELGPVTVLVGENGVGKSTLVEAVALAFGMAPEGGSTGSGHTTRPSESDLWQHIRLVRDFGAARSGFFLRAETMHGFFTYLEQNPNPKRPEPQFHERSHGESFLDFVIDRARWPGLWLLDEPESALSFSGCLALIALLQSIVEDGVGQVILSTHSPVLAAFPDATVLEVGEWGIRRSDWADLDLVRNQRAFLEAPERYLRHLE; encoded by the coding sequence ATGCCCCGCGACGAGTGGCCGGCGACCCTCGCGCCGGTGCGCCAGCTCCTGGACGACGGGCTCGAACTCGGCCCGGTCACGGTCCTGGTCGGCGAGAACGGCGTCGGCAAGTCGACCCTGGTCGAGGCCGTCGCGCTGGCGTTCGGCATGGCTCCGGAGGGCGGATCGACCGGTTCCGGGCACACGACACGCCCGTCGGAGTCCGATCTCTGGCAACACATCCGCCTGGTCCGCGACTTCGGTGCAGCGCGCAGTGGCTTCTTCCTGCGCGCCGAGACCATGCACGGCTTCTTCACCTACCTGGAGCAGAACCCGAACCCGAAGCGTCCCGAGCCGCAGTTCCACGAGCGCAGTCACGGCGAGTCGTTCCTGGACTTCGTCATCGACCGGGCGCGGTGGCCGGGGCTGTGGCTGCTCGACGAACCCGAGTCGGCGCTGTCGTTCTCGGGCTGCCTGGCGCTGATCGCGTTGCTGCAGTCCATCGTCGAGGACGGTGTCGGGCAGGTGATCCTGTCGACGCACTCGCCGGTGCTCGCCGCGTTCCCGGACGCGACCGTGCTGGAGGTCGGGGAGTGGGGCATCCGGCGGAGCGACTGGGCCGACCTGGACCTCGTGCGGAACCAGCGGGCGTTCCTGGAGGCCCCGGAGCGGTACCTGCGGCACCTGGAGTGA
- a CDS encoding O-methyltransferase → MSEKDSNWKFAEDIVSEPEGVARARERSLELGVEAVSPAIGAQMSVIAAASRATSIIEIGTGLGVSGLYLLAGAPDATLTTIDVEIDHQQDARDAFIAAGTAPGRVRLIPGRAAQVLPRMNDASYDVVLIDADPEHVIEYVEHGLRLAKTGGTVLVPHALWRGRVADPVKRDRATTDFRLLLTEVSTSGAVRSALSPAGDGLLQMTKLTD, encoded by the coding sequence GTGTCAGAGAAAGACTCGAACTGGAAGTTCGCGGAGGACATCGTCTCCGAACCCGAGGGTGTCGCCCGTGCCCGTGAGCGCTCCCTCGAACTCGGGGTCGAAGCCGTCTCACCCGCCATCGGCGCGCAGATGAGCGTGATCGCCGCGGCCTCGCGGGCGACGAGCATCATCGAGATCGGCACCGGGCTCGGCGTCTCCGGCCTGTACCTGCTCGCGGGTGCGCCGGATGCGACGCTGACCACGATCGACGTCGAGATCGACCACCAGCAGGACGCCCGCGACGCCTTCATCGCCGCCGGCACCGCACCCGGACGGGTCCGCCTGATCCCCGGCCGAGCGGCGCAGGTGCTGCCGCGGATGAACGACGCCTCGTACGACGTCGTGCTCATCGACGCCGACCCGGAGCACGTCATCGAGTACGTCGAGCACGGCCTGCGGCTGGCGAAGACCGGCGGCACCGTCCTCGTCCCGCACGCCCTGTGGCGCGGCAGGGTCGCGGACCCGGTCAAGCGGGACCGCGCGACCACCGACTTCCGGCTGCTCCTGACCGAGGTGTCGACCTCCGGTGCGGTCCGCAGCGCCCTGTCCCCCGCGGGCGACGGGTTGCTGCAGATGACGAAGCTCACCGACTGA
- a CDS encoding DUF1003 domain-containing protein has product MRTRVLPTRRRGRGDAFGRATEGIARAMGTPWFLIGLTLFCVLWMGWNILTPKSWQFDSAAIGFTALTLVLSLQASYAAPLILLAQNRQDDRDRVQFEQDRQRAERNLADTEYLAREVVALRLAMRDMASKDFIRAELRSLLEELDRRDGGPEDLDELDDRERDRARSQMHDRGHDRGHDRSVTRG; this is encoded by the coding sequence ATGCGCACCCGTGTCCTGCCGACCCGACGCCGTGGTCGCGGTGACGCCTTCGGCCGAGCGACCGAGGGCATCGCACGCGCGATGGGCACCCCCTGGTTCCTGATCGGCCTGACGCTCTTCTGCGTGCTCTGGATGGGGTGGAACATCCTGACGCCGAAGTCGTGGCAGTTCGACTCCGCGGCGATCGGCTTCACCGCGCTGACCCTCGTGCTGTCGCTGCAGGCCTCGTACGCGGCGCCGCTGATCCTGCTCGCGCAGAACCGGCAGGACGACCGCGACCGCGTGCAGTTCGAGCAGGACCGACAGCGCGCCGAGCGGAACCTGGCCGACACCGAGTACCTCGCCCGCGAGGTCGTCGCCCTCCGCCTGGCGATGCGCGACATGGCGTCGAAGGACTTCATCCGCGCCGAGCTGCGGTCCCTGCTCGAGGAGCTCGACCGTCGTGACGGCGGCCCCGAGGACCTCGACGAACTCGACGACCGTGAGCGCGACCGCGCACGCAGCCAGATGCACGACCGCGGCCACGACCGGGGCCACGACCGTTCGGTGACGCGTGGCTGA
- a CDS encoding GNAT family N-acetyltransferase, whose product MSAAAPSSTFLIDVEHFDSPDAQRLRAAQRIEIDSTYGADTEPGPKPTADSIAVFFVARDGDGTPVGCGGLRIVDDGVAEVKRMYVRTESRGSGVAATMLRRLEEAALDLGSPALVLETGTEQKRAIAFYEREGFSRIANFGPYVGADRSVCYSKIL is encoded by the coding sequence GTGAGCGCTGCAGCCCCCTCGAGCACCTTCCTGATCGACGTCGAGCACTTCGACTCGCCCGACGCCCAGCGGCTGCGAGCGGCCCAGCGCATCGAGATCGACAGCACGTACGGCGCCGACACCGAGCCCGGCCCGAAGCCGACGGCGGACTCCATCGCGGTGTTCTTCGTGGCGCGCGACGGCGACGGCACTCCGGTCGGCTGCGGTGGTCTGCGGATCGTCGACGACGGTGTGGCCGAGGTGAAGCGGATGTACGTGCGGACGGAGTCCCGCGGTTCGGGTGTCGCGGCCACGATGCTACGTCGACTCGAAGAAGCGGCGCTGGACCTCGGCTCGCCGGCCCTCGTCCTCGAGACCGGCACGGAGCAGAAGCGGGCGATCGCGTTCTACGAGCGCGAGGGCTTCAGCCGCATCGCGAACTTCGGCCCGTACGTCGGCGCCGACCGCTCGGTCTGCTACTCGAAGATCCTCTGA